The genomic interval CAGCAGAGCAAGCTGGAGCAGCGGCACAAGGATTGTCAGAGCGGGTTAAATCTGAAATTCAGTCAACGAACGTGATACAAGGAATGAACAATCAAATGGTTCCGATGATGCTGGTGCTTGCTTCTTATGTCGGCGCGATGATCATGGGTATGAACTTTGAGCAATCTTCCCTTTCACTAGGAGCAACAACAAGCAGATGGAAACGTTTCGGCGCAAGAAGCGTAATTAATGTAGGAGCAGGTGTCATTGTTTCGTTAGTAGGTTCTTCCTTGCTTGCTGCATTTGGCGGTCAGATGGAACAAGGATTCCTTCATATTTGGCTGTTCCAGCTGATGTTCGTATTAACATTTATATTCGTTTCGCAAATGTTTATTTACCTGTTTGGTTTAAGCGGCATGCTGTTCAATATTATTTTATTATCGGCACAGCTTGTTACCTCTGGTGCGATCGTACCGCGTGAATTGTTATCCGACTTTTACGTCAAGCTTGGTGATATTCTTCCAGCAACGTATGCAGTTGAAGGTACGATGAATATTTTGTTCGGCGGCCCAGCTGCTACAGCTGACTCTTTGTCACTGAGCGTTATTGCTGTCGTTGCCTTTGCAGTTAGCGTAGTTGCGGTTGCGCTGAAGCGCCAAGCCGCTCCTGTAGTGCAGCCTACAGCAGTTATTGCAGGGCAAAAACGATAATTCAAATGCAGTTTGCTGTTGGTTTAGTGTGGTTCAAAATAAAAGATATTGTTTTTATGGGGGCCCGTCATGACAACAGGAGATGCGGATATTAAAATTAGAATATTGTCAGCTGCCAAAAAGCTGTTTGCGGAAAACGGCTTCGATAAAACGACCGTTAGGCAAATATGCGAAGAGGCTGGAGCTAATGTTGCGCTCGTCTCGTATCATTTTGGCGGGAAAGAAAATATGTTTTATGCTTTATTTGATCATTATTTTCCAAACAATCAAATTGCCGAGCTAGACCCCATGCAGATAGATCCGGTAGAGGGTGTTAGACTTATTGTTCGTGAGGTAACTAATTTCCGCTACAGCGACTATCAATTAATTAACATTATTCAGCAAGAAGTTATCATGAACACGGATCGAATTGAGAAGATACGCAAGCATGTGATGCCGATGTGGGGAAAGCTCAGATACTGGCTTAAAGAGGGCAATGAGCAAGGTTTATTTCAATTCAACTCCTTAGATAACACCTTGTTTTCCATTATCGGAACGTTGCTCTTTCATCGGAATAGCCAATATTGGGCTATCTTGCATGAAGAAGAGCGTTCATCACAGGAAGCGATCGTCGAGGATTTAACCTTATTTATTTTGGGTGGATTGTACTATAGAGGCGAATAGCTGAAACCATGAAATACCGTGCGCGAGAAATCGCCGTACGGTATTTTTTTTGTTACAGCCTTCTGCTATTCATAAACTACTGGTACAATTTAGGTGCAACGATTATGAAAGTTTGGAGTATCAAGCCTAATGCCCGTTTAATATAAAGCCAGCAGCTGCGGAGGCAGAATAGGAGCGAGATTATACAAATGAAACGTGACCGGATACAGGAGATTTTGGAGAAGCATAGGAAAAAAGGGTTGACGCTTCTTGCCTCAGGCGGCGAAACGCAGAAGCCAAGTTCGCAACTGTGGAATCAGTCCATTAATGAACAGCTCCTTGAAGAGATTAAAAGGGATGCCGATCGCTTCATGCTTACCCCTGATCCCGAGCTCACTTACTCTCTATTTTGTGTTTATGGAGATACGGGAGAGCGCTTAGCTTATGAACGAGTATATTTTGAGAGGCGAAAAAGATTGAATTCGTATGTCATTATGGCGCTGCAGGAGCCGGAAAATGTAGACTACGAAGTTGCCGCTCTTAATATGATCTGGTCGGTTTGCAATGAGTTTACATGGTGTCTGCCTGCTCATTTTAATGAAGGATCAGACAGGCTGGACATCGATTTATTTTCGGCGGAGACTGGGTTTGCACTGAGTGAGATAAAGTTGTTATTAGGTGACCGCTTGCCGGATTTGCTGCGAAGGCGTATAGAGGCTGAGGTAGAAAATCGCCTATTCCGTCCTTTTTTGGAGCAAGGCCCGTACGGGTGGGAGACAGCGGATCACAATTGGGCGGCTGTATGCGCGGGTTCGGTTGGGGCAGCGGCACTTTATCTCATTGATGATTCGTATAGACTGTCGCAAGTGCTGGAACGTGTGCTTCATTCGCTTGATTGTTATTTGAGTGGATTTGGCGATGACGGCGCGTGTGCGGAAGGTTATTTATATTGGCAGTATGGTTTCGGGTATTATGTGTATTTTGCTCAGATATTAAAAAGGGCAACTGATGGAGAAATCAACTTATTTACTTCGAATAAGGTGAAGGAGATTGCACTTTTTCAGCAGAAATGTTTTACGGGAAGCAGCACGGTCGTTAACTTTAGTGATTCGCGTCCTGAAAGCGGTATATTCATGGGGCTCAGCTGCTCTCTGCATCAGGAGTTTGCAGAGGTCATTGTACCGGATGCGAGCCTTGGAGCGGAGTATGCTGCTGACCATTGCGGACGCTGGGCGCCGGCGATTCGTAATTTGATGTGGATAAAAGAAGAATGGATGGTGGCGACTGAAAGTAAAACGATCTGGCCTGCAGAGTCCTATTACTTATCTGATGTGCAGTGGCTTCTGTCTAGACATGCAAGCGAGAACGGAGGCAACTACAGCTTTGCGGCAAAAGGGGGCCATAATGAGGAGCCTCATAACCACAATGATGTGGGCCATTTCATCATACATGCTGATGGGCAAGCTTATTTAGCGGATTTGGGCAGCGGAAAATATACGGCGAAATATTTTGGCCCGGAACGGTATTCGATTTGGTGCAATGGCTCTCAGGGTCATTCGGTTCCTATTATAGACGGCTCTCATCAGCAAAATGGGACTGCGTTTCGAGCAGCTGTTATGGAAGCGTCAACAAATGCGAGTATGGATAGGTTTGCGCTGGAAATCAGCTCGGCGTATGGCCATTCCAAGCTGGAGCGATTGGAGCGCCGATTCCTTTGGGAAAAGGAAAAGCTGCCGCGCCTGACGCTGACGGATGCGATTTGGATGATGCCAAAGGGAGAAGAATCGGATGCTGAGCGGCAAGTTACAGAGCGGTTCATTTCGTTTCTTGTTCCTGAGCTGGCGGAGGAAGGTCGAGTGATTTTAACAGGACAACGCCAATTATTCATTAATTATGATCATCAGGTTTGGAAGCCGGTCGTTACCGCAAGGAGCGATATCGATCATTATGGCGTTGAGCGATTCTGGTATACGCTTGATTTTGAATGGAAAGCAGCAGTTATAGTGCCGTTGATTGCAAATTTTATTTTTCAATTTGAATCATAACTACAATATTCGATGCGAGGAGCGAGTAAGGATATGGAGCAGATCAATTGGGCAAATGAAGCTTGGGCAAATGTACATGAGAAGGTTACGAGAACGAGCAATCGGATTGGTGCAAGATTTCCGCATGCGAGCGTCGATGGAACGTATGTGCTGGAGGCGCCTCAGTGGTGGACAGCCGGTTTCTGGCCGGGCTTGTTATGGCTGCTGTACCGTGATTCAGAGTCGAAGGACGATCGATATAAAGATATTGCCGAAGCATGCGAGCAGCAATTGGATGAAGTATTGTTCGGATATGATTGCTTGGATCACGACATCGGCTTCATGTGGTCGCTAACGAGTGTAGCCCGCTATAAGCTGCTTGGTGAAGAGCAATCCCGTAGACGAGCGTTGTTAGCGGCTAGTGTACTCAGCGGAAGATTTAATGTAAAAGGAAACTATATTAGAGCTTGGAACCCATGGGGTGAGGGTGATCGCAATGAGGGCTGGGCGATTATTGACTGCATGATGAACCTGCCTTTGCTCTACTGGGCGAGCGAGACAACGGGCGATCCAAGATTTAAGCATTTGGCGATGGAGCATGCGGATACGGTGCTAGAGCATTTTATACGGACGGATGGTTCGGTTAATCATATTGTAGTCTTTGACCCGCATACGGGTGAATTTGTAAGTGTGAACGGCGGACAAGGCTTTGCGCCAAACTCAGCGTGGTCGCGCGGAGCATCGTGGGCGATTTACGGGATGGCGCTCAGCTATCGTTATACGGGCGAGGCTCGGTACTTGGAGGCGGCGAAGCGGGTTGCCCATTTTTTCCTTGCGAACTTGCCTGAGGATTCGGTACCGCATTGGGATTTCCGTCTGCCTTCAGGTGTAGAACGTTATCGCGACACGTCAGCTGGCGCTTGTGCAGCCTGCGGTTTGCTCGAAATCGCAAGAGCAGTTCCTGTAGAAGAATCGGAGCTATATCAAGCGGCTGGCGAGCGAATAATGCGCTCACTCTACGAAAATTACGGCGCTTGGGATGATGAGGCGGAGGAAGGCTTGATTTTGCATGGGACAAGCCATTACCCAGAGCGGAGAAACATTGACGTGCCGCTTATTTATGGCGACTATTTCTTCGTAGAAGGTTTAGCACGATTAAGAGGGGATTCCTCGACGTTCTGGTAGAGGAGAGGTAACGAACATGCAAATCGAAAGTGGATCACAGATAAACGAAATGCTTCCTGTGCGCAAATACTGGCTGGAGCAGATGCTCGCTATTGGCGAACCTGTGCTTAGCGCCCTTGCGGAGCGCCGTCTTAAAGAGAAGATGCCTATAGAAATCGCAATAACTGCTGGAGAGACTGATGATGAGAAAGCTGCCGCTGAACTTAAAGCTGACCGAGCGAAATTCACGCATTTGGAAGCGTTAGGACGCCTTTTATCCGGTATGGCTCCATGGCTTGAGAATCAGCACATTAATGGACACGAAGAGGAGCTGCGAGTTCGTTATGCCGCGCTTGCTCGTGAAGCAGTGGATGCGGGCA from Paenibacillus sp. FSL K6-3182 carries:
- a CDS encoding ABC transporter permease, giving the protein MKNTLIAFMKRPTTIVGIFTAIMFQVIFSVIWMTGYNGVTDRVQNLHIAIVNEDEQMGQKIAGNLVQNLPFNMSEISSIDEAKQQLNERELQMVVWIPADFSQKASAADGTASIQYVINESNPALIKSIMSGAAGQITAEVNKQAVSGGIQTVLGNMQLPAEQAGAAAQGLSERVKSEIQSTNVIQGMNNQMVPMMLVLASYVGAMIMGMNFEQSSLSLGATTSRWKRFGARSVINVGAGVIVSLVGSSLLAAFGGQMEQGFLHIWLFQLMFVLTFIFVSQMFIYLFGLSGMLFNIILLSAQLVTSGAIVPRELLSDFYVKLGDILPATYAVEGTMNILFGGPAATADSLSLSVIAVVAFAVSVVAVALKRQAAPVVQPTAVIAGQKR
- a CDS encoding TetR family transcriptional regulator, giving the protein MTTGDADIKIRILSAAKKLFAENGFDKTTVRQICEEAGANVALVSYHFGGKENMFYALFDHYFPNNQIAELDPMQIDPVEGVRLIVREVTNFRYSDYQLINIIQQEVIMNTDRIEKIRKHVMPMWGKLRYWLKEGNEQGLFQFNSLDNTLFSIIGTLLFHRNSQYWAILHEEERSSQEAIVEDLTLFILGGLYYRGE
- a CDS encoding heparinase II/III family protein, giving the protein MKRDRIQEILEKHRKKGLTLLASGGETQKPSSQLWNQSINEQLLEEIKRDADRFMLTPDPELTYSLFCVYGDTGERLAYERVYFERRKRLNSYVIMALQEPENVDYEVAALNMIWSVCNEFTWCLPAHFNEGSDRLDIDLFSAETGFALSEIKLLLGDRLPDLLRRRIEAEVENRLFRPFLEQGPYGWETADHNWAAVCAGSVGAAALYLIDDSYRLSQVLERVLHSLDCYLSGFGDDGACAEGYLYWQYGFGYYVYFAQILKRATDGEINLFTSNKVKEIALFQQKCFTGSSTVVNFSDSRPESGIFMGLSCSLHQEFAEVIVPDASLGAEYAADHCGRWAPAIRNLMWIKEEWMVATESKTIWPAESYYLSDVQWLLSRHASENGGNYSFAAKGGHNEEPHNHNDVGHFIIHADGQAYLADLGSGKYTAKYFGPERYSIWCNGSQGHSVPIIDGSHQQNGTAFRAAVMEASTNASMDRFALEISSAYGHSKLERLERRFLWEKEKLPRLTLTDAIWMMPKGEESDAERQVTERFISFLVPELAEEGRVILTGQRQLFINYDHQVWKPVVTARSDIDHYGVERFWYTLDFEWKAAVIVPLIANFIFQFES
- a CDS encoding glycoside hydrolase family 88 protein, which codes for MEQINWANEAWANVHEKVTRTSNRIGARFPHASVDGTYVLEAPQWWTAGFWPGLLWLLYRDSESKDDRYKDIAEACEQQLDEVLFGYDCLDHDIGFMWSLTSVARYKLLGEEQSRRRALLAASVLSGRFNVKGNYIRAWNPWGEGDRNEGWAIIDCMMNLPLLYWASETTGDPRFKHLAMEHADTVLEHFIRTDGSVNHIVVFDPHTGEFVSVNGGQGFAPNSAWSRGASWAIYGMALSYRYTGEARYLEAAKRVAHFFLANLPEDSVPHWDFRLPSGVERYRDTSAGACAACGLLEIARAVPVEESELYQAAGERIMRSLYENYGAWDDEAEEGLILHGTSHYPERRNIDVPLIYGDYFFVEGLARLRGDSSTFW